In Stigmatopora nigra isolate UIUO_SnigA chromosome 2, RoL_Snig_1.1, whole genome shotgun sequence, a single window of DNA contains:
- the uba2 gene encoding SUMO-activating enzyme subunit 2 — MVQLVGSLRKELADSLSTSKVLVVGAGGIGCELLKNIVLTGFRNIEVIDLDTIDVSNLNRQFLFQKKHVGKSKAQVAKESALQFCPSANITAYHDSIMNPDYNVEFFKNFNLVMNALDNRAARNHVNRMCLAADIPLIESGTAGYLGQVTVIKKGMTECYECQPKPTQKTFPGCTIRNTPSEPIHCIVWAKYLFNQLFGEEDADQDVSPDTADPEASWNPEETAARATAAEKDGDVNRVSTKQWARSNKYNAVKLFNKLFKDDIMYLLTMDKLWKKRKAPTPLDWQQLEKTGSPQEESSVSGLKDQQVLGVWGYCKLFQESVDTLHSLLDDKGDGAELVWDKDDPPAMDFVTAAANLRMYIFSMNMKSRFDVKSMAGNIIPAIATTNAVIAGLIVLEGLKILGGELESCRTIFLNKCPNLRKKLLVPCILDPPVANCYVCASKPEVTVKFNVHKTTVLALQDKILKERFGMVAPDVQIEDGKGTILISSEEGETEGNNSKFLSDFGIRNGSRLQSDDFLQDYTLLINVLHVEKLERDVEFEVVGEAPDKAPPPQNNKEEVKSITNGNKDSAQPSTSSKVPADDDDDIMIVDSDNEAEASSSSAAVTGSAKRKHGDGDPGETSIKRPRTDKSSAAAAHDNNDDDDDDIIALD; from the exons ATGGTTCAGCTAGTGGGTTCCCTCCGCAAGGAGTTGGCGGATTCCCTGTCCACGTCCAAGGTGTTGGTGGTCGGGGCGGGTGGTATCGGCTGTGAGCTCCTCAAGAACATTGTCCTTACTGGATTCCGAAATATCGAAGTG ATTGACTTGGACACAATTGACGTCAGCAATTTGAATCGCCAGTTTCTCTTTCAGAAGAAGCATGTTGGAAAGTCTAAAGCGCAG GTGGCCAAAGAGAGTGCCTTGCAGTTTTGTCCCTCTGCAAATATCACTGCCTACCATGACAGTATTATGAA TCCTGACTACAATGTGGAGTTCTTTAAAAATTTTAACTTGGTGATGAACGCTTTAGATAACCGAG CTGCCCGCAACCACGTGAACAGGATGTGTTTGGCAGCCGATATTCCTCTCATTGAGAGCGGCACAGCGGGATACCTCGGACAGGTCACCGTAATTAAAAAG GGTATGACAGAGTGCTACGAGTGCCAACCTAAACCCACTCAGAAGACCTTCCCAGGATGCACAATAAGAAATACACCATCTGAACCTATTCACTGCATTGTCTGGGCCAAGTATCTATTCAA TCAGCTATTTGGAGAGGAGGACGCTGACCAAGATGTGTCACCAGACACGGCAGATCCTGAGGCTTCGT GGAACCCTGAAGAAACAGCAGCTCGTGCCACAGCTGCGGAAAAGGACGGAGATGTCAACCGGGTCTCTACCAAGCAGTGGGCCCGCAGCAACAAATACAACGCTGTCAAACTTTTCAACAAG CTTTTCAAAGATGACATCATGTACTTGTTAACGATGGACAAGCTGTGGAAAAAGAGGAAAGCTCCAACTCCACTGGATTGGCAGCAACTGGAGAAGACTG GATCTCCTCAAGAGGAGTCCTCAGTTTCAGGTTTAAAAGACCAGCAGGTTCTTGGCGTTTGGGGCTACTGCAAGCTCTTCCAGGAAAGTGTGGATACACTCCACTCACTGTTAGATGATAAAGGAGATGGCGCAGAGCTTGTCTGGGATAAg GACGATCCTCCTGCCATGGACTTTGTCACCGCAGCGGCCAATCTCCGAATGTACATCTTCAGCATGAACATGAAGAGCCGCTTCGACGTCAAGT CGATGGCAGGTAATATAATCCCAGCTATTGCAACTACCAATGCTGTCATCGCCGGTCTCATTGTGCTGGAGGGGCTCAAGATTCTCGGAGGGGAGCTGGAATCCTGCCGCACG ATTTTCCTAAACAAGTGTCCAAACCTCAGGAAAAAGCTGCTTGTTCCGTGTATTCTGGACCCACCTGTGGCCAACTGTTACGTTTGCGCCTCAAAGCCTGAAGTCACCGTCAAATTCAATGTCCACAAAACAACGGTCCTCGCCTTGCAAGATAAG ATCCTAAAGGAGCGATTTGGCATGGTCGCGCCAGATGTTCAGATAGAAGATGGAAAAGGGACAATTCTCATATCTTCAGAAGAAGGAGAGACTGAAG GCAACAACAGCAAGTTTCTTTCTGACTTCGGGATCCGTAACGGCAGCCGACTACAATCTGACGACTTCCTTCAAGACTACACACTCCTCATAAATGTGTTGCACGT TGAAAAGCTTGAGAGGGATGTAGAATTTGAGGTGGTTGGTGAAGCTCCAGACAAGGCACCCCCACCCCAAAACAATAAGGAAGAGGTTAAAAGTATCACCAATGGGAACAAGGACTCTGCACAGCCTTCTACCTCATCTAAAG TCCCGgcagatgacgacgacgacattATGATTGTGGACTCTGACAACGAGGCTGAGGCGTCGTCCAGCTCGGCAGCGGTCACGGGCAGCGCCAAGAGAAAGCATGGAGATGGAGACCCTGGCGAGACCTCCATCAAGCGCCCAAGGACAGATAAGTCAAGTGCAGCGGCCGCCCACGATAAcaatgacgacgacgatgatgacatCATCGCTTTGGACTGA
- the ca5a gene encoding carbonic anhydrase 5A, mitochondrial isoform X1 → MVTLSSVIRPLASQIHRQFFRNVGRSHRLTPVRGCNLTACSSRYVLSQMHPMWQGPLAVPGGERQSPIDIVVRKSVFDSQLKPLIADYDPTTCNNIWNNGYSFLVEYDDTTDKSTLKGGPLQDRFRLCQFHFHWGESNAWGSEHTVDRELFPAELHLVHWNSDKYSLFEEAVMEDNGLAVIGVFLKVGKRHDGLQKLVDALPAIRHKGSVVEFTKFDPGCLLPNNTEDYWTYHGSLTTPPLTESVSWIVMKQPIEVSHDQLAVFRSLLFTSAEEEVQKSMVNNFRVQQPLRGRTVRSSFTPFLKESPSDQDDQHTH, encoded by the exons ATGGTGACTTTGTCATCAGTAATTCGACCTCTGGCTTCTCAGATTCACCGACAGTTCTTCAGGAACGTCGGGAGGAGTCACCGTCTCACCCCCGTCCGCGGATGCAATTTGACGGCTTGCTCCAGCAGATATGTGCTGTCGCAAA TGCACCCCATGTGGCAAGGACCCCTCGCCGTTCCAGGAGGTGAACGTCAGTCTCCGATTGACATTGTTGTCCGCAAAAGCGTCTTTGATTCCCAGCTGAAACCTTTGATTGCTGACTATGATCCAACAACATGCAATAATATTTGGAATAATGGTTACTCCTTCCTGGTTGAATATGATGACACTACAGACAAGTCAA CTTTAAAAGGGGGACCATTGCAAGACAGATTTAGGCTCTGCCAGTTCCACTTCCACTGGGGTGAGAGCAACGCCTGGGGATCAGAACACACCGTGGACAGGGAGTTATTTCCTGCAGAG CTTCACTTGGTTCACTGGAATTCAGATAAGTACAGTCTGTTTGAGGAAGCAGTGATGGAGGACAATGGCCTTGCTGTTATTGGTGTATTTCTCAAG GTGGGGAAGAGACATGATGGACTGCAGAAACTGGTAGACGCTCTCCCTGCTATCAGACACAAG GGCAGTGTAGTAGAGTTTACTAAATTTGATCCTGGTTGCTTGTTGCCAAATAACACTGAGGATTATTGGACGTACCACGGCTCTCTTACAACGCCTCCTCTGACCGAATCTGTGAGCTGGATTGTCATGAAGCAGCCTATAGAAGTTAGCCATGACCAG CTGGCTGTTTTCCGTAGCCTTCTTTTCACCTCGGCCGAGGAAGAAGTTCAGAAAAGCATGGTGAACAACTTTCGTGTGCAACAGCCTCTGCGGGGTCGCACAGTGCGCTCCTCTTTCACTCCCTTTCTAAAGGAGTCACCTTCCGACCAAGACGACCAGCACACCCATTAA
- the ca5a gene encoding carbonic anhydrase 5A, mitochondrial isoform X2 encodes MDCCLAKQEAAEHNMEMHPMWQGPLAVPGGERQSPIDIVVRKSVFDSQLKPLIADYDPTTCNNIWNNGYSFLVEYDDTTDKSTLKGGPLQDRFRLCQFHFHWGESNAWGSEHTVDRELFPAELHLVHWNSDKYSLFEEAVMEDNGLAVIGVFLKVGKRHDGLQKLVDALPAIRHKGSVVEFTKFDPGCLLPNNTEDYWTYHGSLTTPPLTESVSWIVMKQPIEVSHDQLAVFRSLLFTSAEEEVQKSMVNNFRVQQPLRGRTVRSSFTPFLKESPSDQDDQHTH; translated from the exons atggattgctGTTTAGCAAAGCAGGAGGCGGCTGAACACAACATGGAAA TGCACCCCATGTGGCAAGGACCCCTCGCCGTTCCAGGAGGTGAACGTCAGTCTCCGATTGACATTGTTGTCCGCAAAAGCGTCTTTGATTCCCAGCTGAAACCTTTGATTGCTGACTATGATCCAACAACATGCAATAATATTTGGAATAATGGTTACTCCTTCCTGGTTGAATATGATGACACTACAGACAAGTCAA CTTTAAAAGGGGGACCATTGCAAGACAGATTTAGGCTCTGCCAGTTCCACTTCCACTGGGGTGAGAGCAACGCCTGGGGATCAGAACACACCGTGGACAGGGAGTTATTTCCTGCAGAG CTTCACTTGGTTCACTGGAATTCAGATAAGTACAGTCTGTTTGAGGAAGCAGTGATGGAGGACAATGGCCTTGCTGTTATTGGTGTATTTCTCAAG GTGGGGAAGAGACATGATGGACTGCAGAAACTGGTAGACGCTCTCCCTGCTATCAGACACAAG GGCAGTGTAGTAGAGTTTACTAAATTTGATCCTGGTTGCTTGTTGCCAAATAACACTGAGGATTATTGGACGTACCACGGCTCTCTTACAACGCCTCCTCTGACCGAATCTGTGAGCTGGATTGTCATGAAGCAGCCTATAGAAGTTAGCCATGACCAG CTGGCTGTTTTCCGTAGCCTTCTTTTCACCTCGGCCGAGGAAGAAGTTCAGAAAAGCATGGTGAACAACTTTCGTGTGCAACAGCCTCTGCGGGGTCGCACAGTGCGCTCCTCTTTCACTCCCTTTCTAAAGGAGTCACCTTCCGACCAAGACGACCAGCACACCCATTAA